A window of the Ostrea edulis chromosome 1, xbOstEdul1.1, whole genome shotgun sequence genome harbors these coding sequences:
- the LOC125651458 gene encoding testis-specific serine/threonine-protein kinase 2-like, with amino-acid sequence MVEKDCIHKVGNMMQGSSTPSEKSGRHTIKKKYLDYIDIIKSELYQHGYRFVKFLGQGGYAKVVLAEIMPGKLARYEADADSTGNACVLSVAIKVISKEKVPQDFIDECLPRELENHSKLHSHQHVVRIYETMQTRENAYIVMDYCPNGDLVDLINRHVRGDERGIGEPKSKKLFKQLCEAVHHMHSAGIVHRDLKCENILLDKDNNIQLTDFGFSERCNESNQMLKTRCGTFSYTAPEVMTADSYNGFQSDIWSLGVTLFALVNGRFPYNHSQLSAMDADMKMQRLQFRQNVSSDCIKLIKKMLQFAPNNRPSIREVLDDFWLTGRKPIPKQLNRPKWETQCSLKVPGASPNVSSATKAGATGDRKSHSVGKKCAASTKPRTVIGTITINRNAGETVTLKSPLHCSNSKPPNRIQQTQKPASTLSRPQHAVRKVQKAKGTNTHQNIDSNHVVQATMERKLQLLEDVRLANGARLTQKEQIPFWLIKEVLKPNKTNPEENHAVPKQPIRNLAPSLKQVAHPLPTKYVVPHPPHKDSAPHPLVKTNVPYQLPRLGVPHPLAKSNVPYQPPKPCVQQTSSKPCPPAISKPAVQQQRRRLIFLKEEKKRTIKN; translated from the exons ATGGTAGAGAAAGACTGTATTCACAAAGTGGGAAACATGATGCAAGGGTCGTCAACTCCATCAGAAAAAAGCGGGAGGCAtacaataaaaaagaaatatctaGATTATATTGATATCATCAAATCAGAATTGTATCAACACGGGTACCGCTTCGTTAAGTTTCTGGGTCAGGGAGGCTACGCCAAGGTCGTGCTCGCCGAAATCATGCCTGGCAAGTTAGCCCGCTACGAGGCTGATGCGGATTCGACAGGGAATGCCTGTGTTCTGTCG GTTGCCATTAAGGTAATTAGCAAAGAAAAAGTACCTCAAGATTTCATCGATGAGTGCCTTCCAAGAGAATTGGAAAATCACTCCAAGCTTCACTCACATCAACACGTG GTACGCATATACGAAACCATGCAGACACGCGAAAATGCGTACATAGTAATGGATTATTGTCCAAATGGCGATTTGGTGGACTTGATCAATCGACACGTGAGAGGAGATGAAAGAGGAATTGGCGAGCCTAAATctaaaaaacttttcaaacagCTCTGCGAGGCCGTACATCACATGCACAGTGCTGGTATTGTACACAG ggatttaaaatgtgaaaacattttGCTTGACAAAGACAACAATATACAGCTAACCG ATTTTGGGTTTTCTGAACGTTGCAACGAAAGTAACCAGATGCTGAAAACCCGTTGTGGAACATTTTCATATACTGCGCCAGAAGTGATGACTGCCGACTCTTACAACGGTTTCCAATCTGATATTTGGAGTCT AGGAGTCACTTTGTTTGCCTTGGTGAATGGTCGTTTTCCATACAATCATTCACAACTCTCGGCAATGGACGCAGACATGAAGATGCAGAGGTTGCAGTTTCGGCAAAACGTTTCATCTG ACTGCATAAAGTTGATTAAGAAGATGCTGCAATTTGCTCCAAATAATCGTCCATCTATCCGAGAGGTACTGGATGATTTTTGGTTAACTGGAAGGAAACCAATTCCAAAACAATTGAATCGTCCTAAATGGGAG ACACAGTGTTCCCTCAAAGTTCCCGGGGCCTCGCCGAACGTTAGCAGTGCTACTAAAGCGGGAGCAACTGGAGATCGCAAGTCGCATTCAGTTGGCAAAAAATGCGCTGCATCAACTAAGCCGAGAACTGTAATAGGGACGATTACCATTAATCGTAATGCTGGAGAGACAGTAACTCTCAAAAGTCCATTAC ATTGCAGCAATTCAAAACCTCCAAATAGAATTCAACAAACACAAAAACCTGCGAGCACATTATCTCGCCCTCAACATGCAGTCAGGAAGGTACAGAAGGCAAAGGGTACAAATACTCACCAAAATATAGACTCCAATCACGTGGTACAAGCCACAATGGAAAGGAAACTTCAGTTGTTGGAAGATGTTCGTTTAGCGAATGGTGCACGTTTGACGCAGAAAGAACAAATACCATTCTGGCTCATTAAGGAA GTGTTGAAACCTAATAAAACGAACCCAGAAGAGAATCATGCTGTTCCTAAACAGCCCATAAGGAACCTTGCTCCTTCACTAAAGCAAGTGGCACATCCTCTTCCAACTAAATATGTAGTGCCACATCCACCACATAAAGATAGCGCACCACATCCACTAGTGAAGACAAACGTGCCTTATCAACTACCTAGACTTGGTGTGCCACATCCACTAGCGAAGTCTAACGTGCCTTATCAGCCACCCAAACCTTGTGTGCAGCAAACGTCATCTAAACCTTGTCCGCCAGCTATATCTAAGCCTGCAGTTCAACAACAGAGACGACGACTGATTTTCctcaaagaagaaaaaaagagaacgataaaaaattaa